One segment of Megachile rotundata isolate GNS110a chromosome 4, iyMegRotu1, whole genome shotgun sequence DNA contains the following:
- the cyst gene encoding rho guanine nucleotide exchange factor 18 cysts isoform X3, whose product MEKRQEILAPFSSDECPNSGEDSEEDVITDYLGSSHSDCDRIAIINGDLASLNLRGNIITETTYTKDNTEKTAIAMSEGTDEQQQQHPLLALGANSQTQPNPLVPTISVTPHSPGLAKNYPVLEDNLQHLHEIHDCIQRMRDLTLSNWGYNHRTSQNDVPQRLTSSCPSLCPLILPEIAPRSSNNDTGSDPDLLANCSTNSSPTHFPSVGPRSQNAQGIDRRRSWTDLEDTRCGRRRYSGQNHLQAQNMRQRSISLSSLDSEMEIELHGKPCTRPAGVGSRACRSQASTHSLNEADLVQSEYQKIVAKRFKGSQRLAESSGLMPGLTGSRLPLQKSISTPSIVTPQVNVHLAESVTRTTPSLTAGAAYDDHHSEKTRRKRGSIFFRKKKDKSGKKTSQQQHLWTTIMAGSQGSLLCDVCMKQSTNKPLLHCDNCGVSVHQSQGCKDQLVLECIKSKHHSSKAAIKSTSSISSTSSSYNVKRGSTASLPLPTSGSGSQTINEEKDGDGQHRDISSGLDGYDFLDDAYQFTVGDLEGLDPELGLAKEEPDSWSAAIGHSVALRLVDNCERKVKRQEHIYEFVLTEKHHCLVLLAMERIFAEGLRRHFRLGQPDLERMFPRLRDLIDIHLRFLQKLRKRQNTNSVVPTIADILVDQFSGENAQRMKSAYGEFCSRHRDAVEAYKYYLRHDPRFARFVRQCQSHPLLKKKGIPECILFVTQRLTKYPLLVEPLIKTGIVQEEGEDLRKALILVKEILADVDACVADKEREDRKLEIYNKIDAKSFATYRGVKFKKSDIMAFNRILKFEGTAYLMQGRGKMTAIVVVVLSDILFFLAERDQKYAFFVPDNKAGIVSLQKLLVREKAGQESRGIYLISSNPAEPEMFELKIQKPKDKQLWIQAIRSAVEACPQEPENEADTLTENNSSNELRDTRSSSLSLLSVEERQRLVKTKESHVLKIVGELRKKDEEQALLLEEKINLQMQLLHVANIWSGNESSDNERIEKVDKEIPDYNRLVHNEGTDTTQLRQEVVAAVQEATKLASSLSFTAGGATLSRSLSSAGERHSEAYVPPALCVPRRAETFAGFDHNKEKYPLRESSAIHSLVSLPKVGEFLKESSDEKDNPDSDVNKDQQWAAIRLSHHVYTLACIISNQMTTIDSLQAQLAACKEGSMGKSNNRPNPNRQLEELRNLQDQLSREKAAFRAESQQEQKQLEEERAELARQREQLAAEQRDVTQQRDQLYRRLEALERQGVTLVTGTAPSSATIHLSHMTQGNDTVQSRKSQPDAKRIPLNLISATNQQKVQSNLPVKQQLPLKLASGSNNNTSRSGSTSNNSPDRHSRTGSSPAIVTGSTYSSPELGNNHAGVSQTHSSNRSLRITRSPPEYSHQQQHQRTEQQQPLEEEVIFF is encoded by the exons ATGGAGAAAAGGCAGGAAATATTGGCTCCGTTTTCTTCTG ATGAGTGTCCAAATAGTGGAGAAGATAGCGAGGAAGATGTAATAACTGATTACCTAGGATCATCGCATTCTGACTGCGATCGTATAGCTATCATTAATGGGGATCTTGCTAGTTTGAATCTACGAGGGAATATAATTACCGAAACCACCTACACCAAAGACAATACAGAAAAAACGGCTATTGCGATGTCTGAAGGAACTGAtgaacaacagcagcagcaccCACTGCTTGCACTTGGCGCTAACAGTCAAACTCAGCCTAATCCTTTGGTGCCAACTATTAGTGTCACACCTCATTCACCTGGTCTTGCTAAGAACTACCCTGTTCTGG AGGACAACTTGCAACATCTGCATGAAATCCATGATTGCATTCAGCGTATGAGAGATCTGACGCTGAGCAACTGGGGATATAATCACCGCACATCCCAAAATGATGTACCTCAGCGATTAACTTCATCGTGTCCTTCCTTGTGTCCTTTAATTTTACCTGAAATTGCACCACGTTCGAGTAATAATGATACAGGATCTGATCCAGATCTCCTTGCTAATTGTTCCACCAACAGTTCTCCTACACATTTTCCATCAGTAGGTCCTCGTTCACAGAATGCACAAGGTATAGACAGAAGACGCAGCTGGACTGACCTGGAAGATACTCGATGTGGGCGTCGCAGATATTCTGGGCAAAATCACCTGCAAGCACAAAACATG CGACAGCGCAGTATTAGTTTAAGTAGCCTAGACAGTGAAATGGAAATAGAATTACATGGGAAACCTTGTACCAGACCTGCTGGAGTTGGTAGTCGTGCATGCAGATCGCAAGCAAGTACTCATTCTCTTAATGAAGCTGATCTTGTACAG AGTGAATATCAGAAGATAGTCGCAAAACGATTCAAAGGTAGTCAAAGATTAGCAGAAAGTAGTGGTTTAATGCCTGGACTCACAGGCTCTCGTTTACCTCTTCAAAAGTCTATTTCAACGCCTTCAATTGTTACACCCCAAGTCAATGTTCACTTAGCAGAGTCTGTAACTAGGACAACACCATCACTTACAGC TGGAGCTGCATATGACGATCATCATTCAGAGAAAACTAGAAGAAAACGAGGTTCTATTTTCTTTCGTAAGAAAAAG GACAAGAGTGGTAAAAAAACTAGTCAGCAACAGCATTTATGGACGACAATAATGGCAGGATCTCAGGGAAGTTTATTATGTGATGTTTGTATGAAACAATCAACAAATAAACCACTTTTACATTGCGATA ACTGTGGAGTATCCGTGCACCAAAGTCAAGGGTGTAAAGATCAACTAGTGCTAGAATGTATTAAATCAAAACACCATTCTAGCAAAGCGGCCATCAAATCTACATCAAGTATATCCTCAACTTCGAGTAGCTATAATGTTAAGAGAGGATCTACCGCATCATTGCCTCTACCAACATCTGGAAGTGGAAG TCAAACAATAAATGAAGAGAAAGATGGAGATGGGCAGCATCGTGATATATCCAG TGGTTTGGATGGATACGACTTCTTGGACGATGCTTATCAGTTTACTGTTGGTGATCTGGAAGGTCTGGATCCTGAGTTGGGTTTAGCTAAAGAAGAACCTGATTCTTGGAGTGCCGCTATTGGACACAGTGTTGCGTTACGATTGGTTGATAATTGCGAACGAAAAGTAAAAAGACAAGAacacatttatgaatttgttcTTACGGAAAAACATCATTGTCTAGTGCTTCTAGCGATGGAAAGAATTTTTGCTGAAGGTCTTCGACGACACTTTCGCTTGGGTCAGCCAGATTTAGAACGCATGTTTCCCAGATTACGTGATCTCATCGACATCCATTTAcgatttttgcaaaaattacgCAAGCGACAAAATACAAACTCTGTTGTTCCTACGATTGCTGATATACTTGTTGATCAATTCTCTGGAGAGAATGCACAACGTATGAAGAGTGCCTATGGAGAATTCTGTAGTCGCCACAGAGATGCTGTCGAAGCTTACAAGTATTATCTTCGTCACGATCCTCGATTTGCACGGTTCGTGCGTCAATGCCAG TCACACCCTTTGCTGAAAAAGAAGGGAATTCCTGAATGTATTCTATTTGTTACTCAACGTTTAACAAAATATCCGTTACTGGTGGAACCACTAATAAAAACGGGTATTGTacaagaagaaggagaagactTACGCAAAGCTTTGATTCTCGTTAAAGAGATTTTAGCTGACGTGGATGCATGCGTAGCTGATAAAGAAAGGGAagataggaaattagaaatctaTAATAA GATCGACGCTAAATCTTTTGCAACGTATCGTGGTGTCAAGTTCAAAAAGTCAGATATCATGGCATTTAATCGAATCTTAAAATTCGAAGGTACCGCGTATTTAATGCAAGGTCGTGGAAAAATGACTGCCATCGTAGTGGTTGTTCTTtctgatatattatttttcttggCTGAAAGAGATCAAAAATATGCATTCTTTGTGCCTGACAATAAGGCTGGTATAGTGTCACTTCAAAAATTACTGGTACGCGAAAAAGCGGGCCAGGAATCGAGGGGAATCTATTTAATAAGTAGCAATCCAGCTGAACCTGAAATGTTTGAGTTAAAAATTCAGAAGCCCAAGGATAAACAATTATGGATACAAGCAATTAGATCTGCCGTTGAAGCCTGTCCGCAAGAACCTGAAAACGAAGCTGATACGTTAACAGAAAACAACAGTAGTAACGAATTGAGAGATACGCGTTCATCTTCTTTATCGTTACTTTCTGTCGAAGAAAGGCAACGTTTAGTTAAGACTAAAGAATCTCACGTTCTAAAGATAGTTG GTGAATTGCGTAAAAAAGATGAAGAACAAGCACTATTACTGGAGGAAAAAATCAATTTACAAATGCAACTTTTACACGTTGCGAATATTTGGAGTGGAAATGAAAGTAGCGATAATGAAAGAATAGAAAAGGTTGATAAAGAAATTCCAGATTATAACAGACTAGTTCATAATGAAGGAACTGATACCACACAGTTACGGCAGGAG GTGGTTGCTGCTGTTCAAGAAGCAACAAAACTGGCTAGCTCATTATCCTTTACTGCGGGTGGTGCTACTCTTTCAAGAAGTTTAAGTTCTGCGGGAGAACGACATAGTGAGGCTTATGTTCCGCCTGCTCTTTGTGTTCCTCGAAGAGCTGAAACATTCGCGGGTTTTGATCACAATAAA GAAAAATATCCGTTGAGAGAGTCATCCGCTATTCATTCTTTGGTATCTCTTCCAAAAGTAGGTGAATTTCTGAAAGAAAGTTCGGACGAAAAAGACAACCCAGACTCAGATGTAAATAAAGATCAACAATGGGCAGCAATTCGTTTGTCTCATCATGTTTATACGTTGGCTTGTATAATTAGTAATCAGATGACGACGATCGACAGCTTGCAGGCACAATTAGCCGCGTGCAAAGAAGGGAGTATGGGTAAATCAAATAATAGACCTAACCCAAATCGTCAACTAGAAGAATTACGCAATTTACAAGATCAGTTGAGTCGAGAGAAAGCAGCTTTTCGAGCTGAGTCTCAACAAGAGCAAAAACAATTGGAAGAAGAGCGAGCCGAGTTAGCAAGACAACGGGAACAACTGGCAGCAGAACAGAGAGACGTGACACAGCAACGAGATCAATTATACCGACGACTGGAAGCGTTGGAACGGCAAGGAGTGACACTGGTTACAGGTACCGCACCTAGCTCAGCGACTATTCATTTGTCTCACATGACACAGGGAAATGATACGGTTCAGTCAAGGAAATCACAACCAGATGCTAAGCGGATaccattaaatttaattagcgCTACTAACCAGCAGAAAGTGCAAAGTAATCTTCCAGTAAAACAACAGTTGCCTTTAAAACTTGCCAGTGGAAGCAACAATAATACTAG CAGGAGTGGAAGTACAAGCAACAATAGTCCAGATCGACATTCGCGGACAGGAAGTAGTCCAGCAATTGTAACTGGCTCTACATATTCCTCGCCGGAATTAGGCAATAATCACGCTGGTGTGAGTCAAACTCATTCTTCCAATCGTTCGCTTCGAATCACACGGTCACCTCCAGAGTATTCGCATCAACAGCAACACCAACGAACTGAACAGCAACAGCCTTTGGAAGAGGAAGTAATTTTTTTCTGA
- the cyst gene encoding rho guanine nucleotide exchange factor 18 cysts isoform X4 has product MSEGTDEQQQQHPLLALGANSQTQPNPLVPTISVTPHSPGLAKNYPVLEDNLQHLHEIHDCIQRMRDLTLSNWGYNHRTSQNDVPQRLTSSCPSLCPLILPEIAPRSSNNDTGSDPDLLANCSTNSSPTHFPSVGPRSQNAQGIDRRRSWTDLEDTRCGRRRYSGQNHLQAQNMRQRSISLSSLDSEMEIELHGKPCTRPAGVGSRACRSQASTHSLNEADLVQSEYQKIVAKRFKGSQRLAESSGLMPGLTGSRLPLQKSISTPSIVTPQVNVHLAESVTRTTPSLTARRERNEKGSGSETETEDLHTPHSHEFHEDREGTPNAQISLDELLTDGAAYDDHHSEKTRRKRGSIFFRKKKDKSGKKTSQQQHLWTTIMAGSQGSLLCDVCMKQSTNKPLLHCDNCGVSVHQSQGCKDQLVLECIKSKHHSSKAAIKSTSSISSTSSSYNVKRGSTASLPLPTSGSGSQTINEEKDGDGQHRDISSGLDGYDFLDDAYQFTVGDLEGLDPELGLAKEEPDSWSAAIGHSVALRLVDNCERKVKRQEHIYEFVLTEKHHCLVLLAMERIFAEGLRRHFRLGQPDLERMFPRLRDLIDIHLRFLQKLRKRQNTNSVVPTIADILVDQFSGENAQRMKSAYGEFCSRHRDAVEAYKYYLRHDPRFARFVRQCQSHPLLKKKGIPECILFVTQRLTKYPLLVEPLIKTGIVQEEGEDLRKALILVKEILADVDACVADKEREDRKLEIYNKIDAKSFATYRGVKFKKSDIMAFNRILKFEGTAYLMQGRGKMTAIVVVVLSDILFFLAERDQKYAFFVPDNKAGIVSLQKLLVREKAGQESRGIYLISSNPAEPEMFELKIQKPKDKQLWIQAIRSAVEACPQEPENEADTLTENNSSNELRDTRSSSLSLLSVEERQRLVKTKESHVLKIVGELRKKDEEQALLLEEKINLQMQLLHVANIWSGNESSDNERIEKVDKEIPDYNRLVHNEGTDTTQLRQEVVAAVQEATKLASSLSFTAGGATLSRSLSSAGERHSEAYVPPALCVPRRAETFAGFDHNKEKYPLRESSAIHSLVSLPKVGEFLKESSDEKDNPDSDVNKDQQWAAIRLSHHVYTLACIISNQMTTIDSLQAQLAACKEGSMGKSNNRPNPNRQLEELRNLQDQLSREKAAFRAESQQEQKQLEEERAELARQREQLAAEQRDVTQQRDQLYRRLEALERQGVTLVTGTAPSSATIHLSHMTQGNDTVQSRKSQPDAKRIPLNLISATNQQKVQSNLPVKQQLPLKLASGSNNNTSRSGSTSNNSPDRHSRTGSSPAIVTGSTYSSPELGNNHAGVSQTHSSNRSLRITRSPPEYSHQQQHQRTEQQQPLEEEVIFF; this is encoded by the exons ATGTCTGAAGGAACTGAtgaacaacagcagcagcaccCACTGCTTGCACTTGGCGCTAACAGTCAAACTCAGCCTAATCCTTTGGTGCCAACTATTAGTGTCACACCTCATTCACCTGGTCTTGCTAAGAACTACCCTGTTCTGG AGGACAACTTGCAACATCTGCATGAAATCCATGATTGCATTCAGCGTATGAGAGATCTGACGCTGAGCAACTGGGGATATAATCACCGCACATCCCAAAATGATGTACCTCAGCGATTAACTTCATCGTGTCCTTCCTTGTGTCCTTTAATTTTACCTGAAATTGCACCACGTTCGAGTAATAATGATACAGGATCTGATCCAGATCTCCTTGCTAATTGTTCCACCAACAGTTCTCCTACACATTTTCCATCAGTAGGTCCTCGTTCACAGAATGCACAAGGTATAGACAGAAGACGCAGCTGGACTGACCTGGAAGATACTCGATGTGGGCGTCGCAGATATTCTGGGCAAAATCACCTGCAAGCACAAAACATG CGACAGCGCAGTATTAGTTTAAGTAGCCTAGACAGTGAAATGGAAATAGAATTACATGGGAAACCTTGTACCAGACCTGCTGGAGTTGGTAGTCGTGCATGCAGATCGCAAGCAAGTACTCATTCTCTTAATGAAGCTGATCTTGTACAG AGTGAATATCAGAAGATAGTCGCAAAACGATTCAAAGGTAGTCAAAGATTAGCAGAAAGTAGTGGTTTAATGCCTGGACTCACAGGCTCTCGTTTACCTCTTCAAAAGTCTATTTCAACGCCTTCAATTGTTACACCCCAAGTCAATGTTCACTTAGCAGAGTCTGTAACTAGGACAACACCATCACTTACAGC CCGACGTGAAAGAAATGAAAAGGGTAGCGGAAGTGAAACTGAAACGGAGGATCTTCATACACCACACAGCCATGAATTCCATGAAGATAGGGAGGGCACCCCAAATGCTCAGATATCTCTTGATGAATTACTTACAga TGGAGCTGCATATGACGATCATCATTCAGAGAAAACTAGAAGAAAACGAGGTTCTATTTTCTTTCGTAAGAAAAAG GACAAGAGTGGTAAAAAAACTAGTCAGCAACAGCATTTATGGACGACAATAATGGCAGGATCTCAGGGAAGTTTATTATGTGATGTTTGTATGAAACAATCAACAAATAAACCACTTTTACATTGCGATA ACTGTGGAGTATCCGTGCACCAAAGTCAAGGGTGTAAAGATCAACTAGTGCTAGAATGTATTAAATCAAAACACCATTCTAGCAAAGCGGCCATCAAATCTACATCAAGTATATCCTCAACTTCGAGTAGCTATAATGTTAAGAGAGGATCTACCGCATCATTGCCTCTACCAACATCTGGAAGTGGAAG TCAAACAATAAATGAAGAGAAAGATGGAGATGGGCAGCATCGTGATATATCCAG TGGTTTGGATGGATACGACTTCTTGGACGATGCTTATCAGTTTACTGTTGGTGATCTGGAAGGTCTGGATCCTGAGTTGGGTTTAGCTAAAGAAGAACCTGATTCTTGGAGTGCCGCTATTGGACACAGTGTTGCGTTACGATTGGTTGATAATTGCGAACGAAAAGTAAAAAGACAAGAacacatttatgaatttgttcTTACGGAAAAACATCATTGTCTAGTGCTTCTAGCGATGGAAAGAATTTTTGCTGAAGGTCTTCGACGACACTTTCGCTTGGGTCAGCCAGATTTAGAACGCATGTTTCCCAGATTACGTGATCTCATCGACATCCATTTAcgatttttgcaaaaattacgCAAGCGACAAAATACAAACTCTGTTGTTCCTACGATTGCTGATATACTTGTTGATCAATTCTCTGGAGAGAATGCACAACGTATGAAGAGTGCCTATGGAGAATTCTGTAGTCGCCACAGAGATGCTGTCGAAGCTTACAAGTATTATCTTCGTCACGATCCTCGATTTGCACGGTTCGTGCGTCAATGCCAG TCACACCCTTTGCTGAAAAAGAAGGGAATTCCTGAATGTATTCTATTTGTTACTCAACGTTTAACAAAATATCCGTTACTGGTGGAACCACTAATAAAAACGGGTATTGTacaagaagaaggagaagactTACGCAAAGCTTTGATTCTCGTTAAAGAGATTTTAGCTGACGTGGATGCATGCGTAGCTGATAAAGAAAGGGAagataggaaattagaaatctaTAATAA GATCGACGCTAAATCTTTTGCAACGTATCGTGGTGTCAAGTTCAAAAAGTCAGATATCATGGCATTTAATCGAATCTTAAAATTCGAAGGTACCGCGTATTTAATGCAAGGTCGTGGAAAAATGACTGCCATCGTAGTGGTTGTTCTTtctgatatattatttttcttggCTGAAAGAGATCAAAAATATGCATTCTTTGTGCCTGACAATAAGGCTGGTATAGTGTCACTTCAAAAATTACTGGTACGCGAAAAAGCGGGCCAGGAATCGAGGGGAATCTATTTAATAAGTAGCAATCCAGCTGAACCTGAAATGTTTGAGTTAAAAATTCAGAAGCCCAAGGATAAACAATTATGGATACAAGCAATTAGATCTGCCGTTGAAGCCTGTCCGCAAGAACCTGAAAACGAAGCTGATACGTTAACAGAAAACAACAGTAGTAACGAATTGAGAGATACGCGTTCATCTTCTTTATCGTTACTTTCTGTCGAAGAAAGGCAACGTTTAGTTAAGACTAAAGAATCTCACGTTCTAAAGATAGTTG GTGAATTGCGTAAAAAAGATGAAGAACAAGCACTATTACTGGAGGAAAAAATCAATTTACAAATGCAACTTTTACACGTTGCGAATATTTGGAGTGGAAATGAAAGTAGCGATAATGAAAGAATAGAAAAGGTTGATAAAGAAATTCCAGATTATAACAGACTAGTTCATAATGAAGGAACTGATACCACACAGTTACGGCAGGAG GTGGTTGCTGCTGTTCAAGAAGCAACAAAACTGGCTAGCTCATTATCCTTTACTGCGGGTGGTGCTACTCTTTCAAGAAGTTTAAGTTCTGCGGGAGAACGACATAGTGAGGCTTATGTTCCGCCTGCTCTTTGTGTTCCTCGAAGAGCTGAAACATTCGCGGGTTTTGATCACAATAAA GAAAAATATCCGTTGAGAGAGTCATCCGCTATTCATTCTTTGGTATCTCTTCCAAAAGTAGGTGAATTTCTGAAAGAAAGTTCGGACGAAAAAGACAACCCAGACTCAGATGTAAATAAAGATCAACAATGGGCAGCAATTCGTTTGTCTCATCATGTTTATACGTTGGCTTGTATAATTAGTAATCAGATGACGACGATCGACAGCTTGCAGGCACAATTAGCCGCGTGCAAAGAAGGGAGTATGGGTAAATCAAATAATAGACCTAACCCAAATCGTCAACTAGAAGAATTACGCAATTTACAAGATCAGTTGAGTCGAGAGAAAGCAGCTTTTCGAGCTGAGTCTCAACAAGAGCAAAAACAATTGGAAGAAGAGCGAGCCGAGTTAGCAAGACAACGGGAACAACTGGCAGCAGAACAGAGAGACGTGACACAGCAACGAGATCAATTATACCGACGACTGGAAGCGTTGGAACGGCAAGGAGTGACACTGGTTACAGGTACCGCACCTAGCTCAGCGACTATTCATTTGTCTCACATGACACAGGGAAATGATACGGTTCAGTCAAGGAAATCACAACCAGATGCTAAGCGGATaccattaaatttaattagcgCTACTAACCAGCAGAAAGTGCAAAGTAATCTTCCAGTAAAACAACAGTTGCCTTTAAAACTTGCCAGTGGAAGCAACAATAATACTAG CAGGAGTGGAAGTACAAGCAACAATAGTCCAGATCGACATTCGCGGACAGGAAGTAGTCCAGCAATTGTAACTGGCTCTACATATTCCTCGCCGGAATTAGGCAATAATCACGCTGGTGTGAGTCAAACTCATTCTTCCAATCGTTCGCTTCGAATCACACGGTCACCTCCAGAGTATTCGCATCAACAGCAACACCAACGAACTGAACAGCAACAGCCTTTGGAAGAGGAAGTAATTTTTTTCTGA